Proteins from one Salinispora arenicola genomic window:
- a CDS encoding site-2 protease family protein, with product MAGDRPGRGPLVLGVPRAAFRPSPVFLGLVALFVFSGVLTWQGIGNIRVGVFLFVVSGWLVSLCLHEYAHALVAFRAGDRSVAHQGYLTLNPLKYSHPLLSIAFPVLVVLLGGIGLPGGAVWVDRHAIPGRLRHTLVSLAGPATNVVFTLVLVVAVRLAATGGGPVEFWAAVALLAFLQLTASLLNLLPVPGLDGGNMIQPWLTPPYRRAYDLFAPYGFLLLFALLWNPRINGWFFGTVFAVGDALGLPPGLYRLGLELVRFWQG from the coding sequence ATGGCCGGCGACCGACCCGGGCGCGGGCCGCTGGTGCTCGGCGTGCCCCGGGCGGCGTTCCGCCCCAGCCCGGTGTTCCTCGGGCTGGTGGCACTCTTCGTGTTCAGTGGGGTGCTCACCTGGCAGGGGATCGGCAATATCCGGGTCGGCGTCTTCCTCTTCGTCGTGTCCGGGTGGCTCGTCTCCCTCTGCCTGCACGAGTACGCGCACGCACTGGTGGCGTTCCGGGCCGGCGATCGCAGCGTCGCGCACCAGGGATACCTCACGCTCAACCCACTGAAGTACAGTCATCCACTGCTGTCGATCGCATTTCCGGTACTGGTGGTGCTGCTCGGTGGCATCGGCCTGCCCGGAGGTGCGGTGTGGGTGGACCGGCACGCCATTCCGGGGCGGCTACGGCACACCCTGGTCAGCCTCGCCGGCCCGGCCACGAACGTGGTGTTCACGCTGGTGCTGGTCGTCGCGGTCCGGCTGGCGGCGACCGGTGGCGGGCCGGTGGAGTTCTGGGCCGCGGTGGCACTACTCGCCTTCCTCCAACTCACGGCGAGCCTGCTCAATCTGCTTCCAGTGCCCGGCCTGGACGGCGGCAACATGATCCAACCGTGGCTCACTCCGCCGTACCGGCGGGCGTACGACCTCTTCGCGCCGTACGGCTTCCTTCTGCTCTTCGCGCTGCTGTGGAACCCACGGATCAACGGCTGGTTCTTCGGGACCGTCTTCGCCGTCGGCGACGCCCTGGGTCTGCCGCCGGGTCTGTACCGGCTCGGCCTGGAGCTGGTCCGCTTCTGGCAGGGCTGA
- a CDS encoding aldo/keto reductase family protein, with amino-acid sequence MEFRHLGRSGLMVSEISYGNWLTHGSQVEEESAFACVRAALDAGITTFDTADAYASTRAEDVLGRALQNERRAGVELFTKVFFPTGPGHNDRGLSRKHIMESIDGSLRRLRTDYVDLYQAHRYDHSTPIEETMEAFADVVRSGKALYIGVSEWTATQLRQAHQLARELRIPLISNQPQYSMLWRVIEAEVIPASEELGVGQIVWSPMAQGVLSGKYRPGHPPPTGSRATDEKSGANFIATWLTDDVLTRVQQLKPLAEQAGLSLAQLAIAWVLQNPNVSSAIVGASRPEQVNDNVKAAGVRLDADLLKAIDDVVESVVERDPARTESPARRP; translated from the coding sequence ATGGAATTTCGACACCTGGGCCGTTCCGGCCTGATGGTCAGCGAGATCTCGTACGGTAACTGGCTCACCCACGGCTCCCAGGTGGAGGAGGAGTCGGCCTTCGCCTGCGTCCGGGCCGCCCTGGACGCCGGCATCACCACCTTCGACACCGCGGACGCGTATGCGAGCACCCGCGCGGAGGACGTCCTCGGTCGCGCCCTGCAGAACGAACGGCGGGCCGGAGTCGAACTGTTCACCAAGGTGTTCTTCCCGACCGGTCCGGGTCACAACGACCGTGGCCTGTCCCGTAAGCACATCATGGAGTCGATCGACGGTTCGCTGCGCCGGCTGCGCACCGACTACGTCGACCTCTACCAGGCGCACCGCTACGATCACAGCACTCCGATCGAGGAGACGATGGAGGCGTTCGCCGACGTCGTCCGCTCCGGGAAGGCCCTCTACATCGGGGTCTCCGAATGGACGGCGACGCAGCTGCGCCAAGCCCACCAGCTCGCCCGTGAGCTGCGGATTCCGCTGATCTCCAACCAACCGCAGTACTCGATGCTGTGGCGGGTCATCGAGGCCGAGGTCATACCGGCCAGCGAGGAGTTGGGCGTCGGCCAGATCGTCTGGTCCCCGATGGCCCAGGGCGTCCTGTCCGGCAAGTACCGGCCGGGCCACCCCCCGCCGACGGGTTCCCGGGCCACGGACGAGAAGTCCGGCGCGAACTTCATCGCCACGTGGCTGACCGACGACGTGTTGACCCGGGTGCAGCAGCTCAAGCCGCTCGCCGAGCAGGCGGGGCTGAGCCTGGCCCAGCTGGCCATCGCCTGGGTGCTGCAGAACCCGAACGTCTCCTCGGCGATCGTCGGCGCGTCCCGGCCCGAGCAGGTGAACGACAACGTCAAGGCAGCCGGAGTGCGGCTGGACGCCGACCTGCTCAAGGCGATCGACGACGTCGTCGAGTCGGTCGTCGAGCGGGATCCGGCCCGTACCGAGTCCCCCGCGCGACGGCCCTGA
- a CDS encoding WG repeat-containing protein, translating to MNRGYSDRWHHAAEPPWMFEPTNEWRPQFPGQRYPGDIGIEHTPRPAPRGRAAVVGRAEIPPLAPTRPDGTYVGRSWDEQDDRRARHDDETYRRPHDETYRRGELPRVDDRGRRPEPLNARGGEPPWERGNRDETGRGRYAPHGRYDDRRPRHESGGRDQPVSPARHPEPGWLPEPDEELPRGHDRYAFGRDAGEPPPGTRYPWGRPGGPDRGRPGEPPLSGDGRSKPDWSGATRDGDVNPYPRRHPAGSGHPAGRDAPSPHRDAAPGPGHHPGRYAAQPPNPNRRPDTAAPWPPPGPPRPGPDQPAPQRGRPHGPPLPPPSRSRQGGLPTDTPRAPYGRPVSGAPNGPTSGAPSRPASGTTGTPPPPRPPQGHPGDDVPRRPPPPVPGMAGPPPVRPVSPAAGNHRDRPDQARTDTGADRETGPPSGTAPWQPRRYVPPPASPPLTAEPAPAAGPPPGRSGPGAWFGPAVSPSKPAPSDPAAPSPIAASDRSAEGSDATSPPPPAAPAGASKDTAPGRATADTEPTDTAPAAVADTTNDTEPTDTAEDAEPGRATANTEPTDTAANTQPGRAAPAAVADTTNDTEPTDTAEDAEPGRATANTEPTDTAANTQPGHAAPAAVIGSDDIVDDCPTPVDDDALTESSDSTHADAEPAPEGAQVLVEPAPPLTPSPSAESIQVISAPPAPQPEGDPAETPKTVAPPSEAPAPVAVATPTARHDMPPAGDTAPADPERVLANHPWRLDPTTLREVVTDPEQFRGLRHRLTEKLDTAIDNRSRARLLSLRAVVSRAAGDLDDALADGRLALTYAEATGELRRSALAQARLAHVLRWRGEYDEADRLFAQANSPELPDRLRAALHEHAGRCCVDQGRLVEACVHFERALDLRGTADPTLLDRVRVSLDAVADRAAATGFGPYPRSRAEVLEPERPPVPARDGSLWGYADPNGDLVVAAEYAEVQPFQEGVAWARRPDDQRWSLLDRTGTTVLAASWLEAGPFADGLAWVSQGEPGGWCAIDPHGEVVVPPGFAEVRPFRRGIAVVRREGWGAVDRAGRLVVPTRYHGFATVLADDSQVDGFTDDGLAVVDLAGRYGVVDRTGQVVVPPAHAALVVHPVAFLVATAAGRWGALDRQGEPLIDPTHTDRAMVLAEIDQLLTDAVPVL from the coding sequence ATGAACCGCGGCTACAGTGACCGATGGCATCATGCCGCCGAGCCGCCCTGGATGTTCGAGCCGACCAACGAGTGGCGTCCCCAGTTCCCCGGCCAACGCTACCCCGGCGACATCGGTATCGAGCACACCCCACGACCCGCCCCGCGCGGGCGGGCTGCCGTCGTCGGCCGAGCCGAGATACCCCCGCTCGCGCCGACCCGCCCCGACGGGACCTACGTCGGCCGGTCCTGGGACGAACAGGACGACCGCCGCGCACGTCACGACGACGAGACGTACCGGCGTCCCCACGACGAGACGTACCGCCGGGGCGAGCTGCCCCGGGTAGACGACCGGGGCCGCCGACCGGAGCCGCTCAACGCCCGCGGCGGCGAGCCCCCCTGGGAACGGGGCAACCGGGACGAGACCGGGCGCGGTCGTTACGCGCCCCACGGCCGGTACGACGACCGGCGCCCACGGCACGAGTCCGGCGGGCGGGATCAGCCGGTCTCCCCCGCCCGGCACCCGGAACCGGGCTGGCTACCCGAACCGGACGAGGAACTGCCCCGGGGGCATGACCGCTACGCCTTCGGCCGAGATGCCGGGGAGCCGCCGCCCGGGACGCGCTACCCGTGGGGGCGGCCCGGCGGCCCGGATCGTGGACGCCCCGGTGAGCCGCCCCTCAGCGGTGACGGCCGCTCAAAGCCGGACTGGAGCGGGGCGACGCGCGACGGGGACGTCAACCCGTACCCGCGACGGCATCCGGCCGGCTCCGGCCACCCCGCCGGGCGCGATGCGCCCAGCCCGCACCGGGACGCGGCGCCCGGACCGGGCCACCACCCCGGCCGGTACGCGGCCCAGCCGCCAAACCCCAACCGGCGACCGGACACAGCCGCACCCTGGCCACCACCCGGCCCACCCCGGCCAGGTCCGGACCAGCCTGCCCCCCAGCGCGGAAGACCGCATGGGCCACCCCTCCCGCCGCCCAGCCGATCACGTCAGGGCGGACTTCCGACCGACACGCCGAGAGCCCCGTATGGCCGCCCGGTGTCCGGCGCGCCGAACGGACCAACGTCCGGCGCGCCCAGCCGACCGGCATCCGGCACCACCGGGACGCCTCCGCCGCCCCGCCCGCCCCAGGGCCACCCAGGGGACGACGTACCCCGCCGGCCACCGCCTCCCGTTCCGGGGATGGCTGGCCCACCGCCGGTCCGGCCGGTCTCACCGGCGGCGGGGAACCACCGGGACCGGCCGGACCAGGCGCGGACGGACACCGGAGCCGATCGGGAGACCGGGCCGCCGTCAGGCACCGCGCCATGGCAGCCACGACGGTACGTTCCGCCGCCAGCTTCACCGCCACTCACCGCCGAACCCGCGCCCGCCGCGGGACCGCCGCCAGGTCGAAGTGGGCCGGGCGCCTGGTTCGGACCGGCCGTATCGCCCTCCAAGCCAGCCCCATCCGACCCTGCCGCGCCGTCGCCGATTGCCGCATCCGACCGGTCGGCCGAGGGGTCGGATGCCACATCACCACCGCCCCCAGCAGCACCCGCTGGCGCCTCCAAGGACACGGCACCAGGCCGCGCCACCGCCGACACGGAACCAACCGACACCGCACCGGCCGCCGTCGCCGACACCACCAACGACACGGAACCAACCGACACCGCCGAGGACGCGGAACCAGGCCGCGCCACCGCGAACACGGAACCAACCGACACCGCCGCGAACACGCAACCAGGCCGCGCCGCACCGGCCGCCGTCGCCGACACCACCAACGACACGGAACCAACCGACACCGCCGAGGACGCGGAACCAGGCCGCGCCACCGCGAACACGGAACCAACCGACACCGCCGCGAACACGCAACCAGGCCATGCCGCACCGGCCGCCGTCATCGGCAGCGACGACATCGTGGACGACTGCCCCACGCCGGTTGACGACGATGCCCTCACGGAGAGTTCGGACTCGACACACGCCGACGCCGAACCGGCGCCGGAAGGCGCGCAGGTTCTCGTCGAGCCCGCGCCACCGCTCACACCGTCACCCAGCGCGGAGTCGATCCAGGTGATCTCGGCGCCGCCCGCGCCACAGCCGGAGGGCGACCCGGCCGAGACGCCGAAGACGGTGGCACCGCCGTCGGAGGCGCCGGCACCGGTTGCGGTAGCGACTCCCACCGCCCGCCACGACATGCCGCCGGCTGGCGACACGGCCCCAGCAGACCCTGAGCGCGTGCTGGCCAACCATCCCTGGCGGCTGGACCCGACCACGCTCCGCGAGGTCGTCACGGACCCGGAGCAGTTCCGGGGTCTCCGGCACCGCCTCACCGAGAAACTCGACACGGCCATCGACAACCGGTCCCGAGCCCGGCTACTCAGCCTGCGGGCGGTGGTGTCCCGGGCGGCTGGCGACCTGGACGACGCCCTGGCGGACGGCCGGCTGGCCCTGACCTACGCGGAGGCCACCGGCGAGTTACGACGGTCCGCTCTCGCGCAGGCCCGGCTGGCACACGTGCTGCGGTGGCGGGGCGAGTATGACGAGGCCGACCGGCTCTTCGCGCAGGCGAACTCACCGGAGCTACCCGACCGGCTACGGGCGGCGTTGCACGAGCACGCCGGACGATGCTGCGTCGACCAGGGCCGGCTGGTCGAGGCGTGCGTTCACTTCGAACGTGCTCTGGACCTACGCGGTACCGCCGACCCAACGTTGCTGGACCGGGTGCGGGTGAGTCTGGACGCGGTCGCCGATCGGGCCGCCGCGACCGGGTTCGGGCCGTATCCCCGTAGCAGGGCGGAGGTACTGGAGCCGGAACGACCGCCGGTGCCGGCACGCGACGGCAGCCTCTGGGGGTACGCCGACCCGAACGGAGACCTGGTCGTCGCGGCGGAGTATGCGGAGGTGCAGCCGTTCCAGGAGGGCGTGGCCTGGGCTCGCCGGCCGGACGACCAGCGGTGGTCGTTGCTCGACCGGACCGGCACCACCGTGTTGGCGGCGTCCTGGCTGGAAGCCGGTCCGTTCGCCGATGGGCTGGCCTGGGTGTCACAGGGCGAGCCCGGCGGCTGGTGTGCGATTGACCCGCACGGCGAGGTCGTGGTGCCACCGGGTTTCGCCGAGGTACGACCGTTCCGGCGCGGGATCGCCGTGGTTCGCCGGGAGGGGTGGGGCGCGGTTGACCGCGCCGGCCGGCTGGTGGTCCCGACCCGCTACCACGGATTCGCCACCGTGCTCGCGGACGATTCACAGGTGGATGGCTTCACCGACGACGGTTTGGCCGTCGTGGACCTGGCCGGGCGGTACGGGGTGGTGGACCGAACCGGGCAGGTGGTCGTGCCACCAGCGCACGCGGCGCTGGTGGTGCACCCCGTGGCCTTCTTGGTGGCGACGGCCGCCGGGCGGTGGGGGGCACTGGACCGGCAGGGTGAGCCGCTGATTGACCCGACTCACACCGACCGGGCCATGGTGCTCGCCGAGATCGATCAACTGCTCACCGACGCGGTGCCGGTTCTCTGA
- a CDS encoding DUF3043 domain-containing protein — translation MPLFRRKSADLLDESTAPVTPEEEPAAARARGYTPAKGRETPKRPSVGRRPAAAGKPLNKQERREERRRLRAEAATEFRREGGPRDRGPERLLARNVVDSRRTVGTWFFGGALIVLLGSNQAMPPEVRLASNILWVALAFALIIDSILISRKIKKLVRERFPNTGQRMGSLYLYAIMRSITFRRMRAPVPRVAIGDPV, via the coding sequence GTGCCCCTGTTTCGCCGCAAGTCCGCTGACCTGCTCGACGAGTCCACCGCCCCGGTGACGCCCGAGGAGGAGCCCGCCGCCGCCCGAGCCCGGGGCTACACGCCGGCGAAGGGGCGCGAGACGCCCAAGCGGCCCAGCGTCGGGCGACGTCCCGCCGCAGCGGGGAAGCCGCTGAACAAGCAGGAGCGACGCGAGGAGCGACGCCGGCTGCGGGCCGAGGCGGCCACCGAGTTCCGGCGCGAGGGCGGCCCCCGGGACCGAGGGCCGGAGCGGCTGCTCGCCCGCAACGTGGTCGACTCCCGGCGCACGGTGGGGACCTGGTTCTTCGGTGGCGCGCTGATCGTGTTGCTCGGCTCGAACCAGGCGATGCCGCCGGAGGTCCGGCTCGCCTCCAACATCCTGTGGGTGGCACTCGCATTCGCTCTGATCATCGACTCGATCCTGATCTCACGGAAGATCAAGAAGCTCGTCCGGGAACGTTTTCCGAACACCGGGCAGCGAATGGGCTCGCTCTACCTCTACGCGATCATGCGATCGATCACCTTCCGCCGGATGCGTGCCCCGGTACCACGTGTCGCCATCGGCGACCCGGTTTGA
- the murA gene encoding UDP-N-acetylglucosamine 1-carboxyvinyltransferase, whose amino-acid sequence MGVPVTDPYHRGSQDIQPHRYPAPLDALEVALTDDVLVVHGGTPLEGRIRVRGAKNLVSKAMVAALLGDSPSRLYDLPKIRDVEVVRGLLGVHGVKVTDGDEDGALVLDPANVESASTDQINVHAGSSRIPILFCGPLLHRLGHAFIPDLGGCHIGPRPIDFHLQALREFGATVDKQPEGLHLSAPNGLHGTKFALPYPSVGATEQVLLTAVMAEGVTELRNAAVEPEIVDLICVLQKMGAIIKVHTDRVIEIQGVPKLHGYSHRPIPDRIEAASWAAAALATRGHVEVLGAEQADMMTFLNIFRSVGGEYEVTDARPPRLNDPGQEGGIRFWHPGGELKSVALETDVHPGFMTDWQQPLVVALTQARGLSIVHETVYEQRLGYTEALNSMGANIQIYRDCLGGTPCRFGRRDFKHSAVIAGPSKLHAADLVIPDLRAGFSHLIAALAAEGTSRVYGVDLINRGYEDFEAKLADLGAHVERP is encoded by the coding sequence GTGGGTGTCCCGGTTACCGACCCCTACCACCGCGGATCGCAGGACATCCAACCCCACCGATACCCGGCACCACTCGACGCGCTGGAGGTTGCGTTGACCGACGACGTCCTGGTCGTACACGGAGGCACCCCGCTGGAAGGGCGAATCCGCGTACGCGGCGCGAAGAACCTGGTCTCCAAGGCAATGGTCGCCGCGCTGCTCGGTGACAGCCCGAGCCGGCTGTACGACCTGCCGAAGATCCGTGACGTCGAGGTCGTCCGCGGCCTGCTCGGGGTACACGGAGTCAAGGTCACCGATGGCGACGAGGACGGCGCGCTGGTCCTCGACCCCGCCAACGTGGAGAGCGCCAGCACCGACCAGATCAACGTGCACGCTGGCTCAAGCCGGATCCCGATCCTGTTCTGCGGGCCGCTGCTGCACCGGCTCGGCCACGCCTTCATTCCCGATCTTGGCGGCTGCCACATCGGCCCCCGCCCGATCGACTTCCACCTCCAGGCGCTGCGCGAGTTCGGGGCGACCGTCGACAAGCAGCCGGAGGGCCTGCACCTGTCGGCGCCGAACGGACTACACGGCACCAAGTTCGCTCTGCCCTACCCGAGCGTCGGCGCCACCGAGCAGGTGCTGCTGACCGCCGTGATGGCCGAGGGTGTCACCGAGCTGCGCAACGCGGCGGTCGAACCGGAGATCGTCGACCTGATCTGTGTCCTGCAGAAGATGGGCGCGATCATCAAGGTGCACACCGACCGGGTGATCGAGATCCAGGGTGTGCCGAAGCTCCACGGCTACTCCCACCGCCCGATCCCGGACCGGATCGAGGCGGCCAGTTGGGCCGCCGCCGCGCTCGCCACCCGTGGTCACGTCGAGGTGCTCGGCGCGGAGCAGGCCGACATGATGACGTTCCTCAACATCTTCCGCTCGGTCGGCGGTGAGTACGAGGTCACCGATGCCCGCCCGCCCCGGTTGAACGATCCCGGCCAGGAGGGCGGCATCCGATTCTGGCACCCGGGCGGGGAGCTGAAGTCGGTCGCACTGGAGACCGACGTACACCCGGGTTTCATGACCGACTGGCAGCAACCCTTGGTCGTGGCGCTGACCCAGGCCCGTGGTCTGTCGATCGTCCACGAGACGGTGTACGAGCAGCGGCTCGGCTACACCGAAGCCCTCAACTCGATGGGCGCGAACATCCAGATCTACCGGGACTGCCTGGGTGGCACCCCGTGTCGCTTCGGCCGACGCGACTTCAAGCACTCGGCGGTTATCGCCGGGCCGAGCAAACTGCACGCCGCCGATCTGGTCATCCCCGACCTGCGGGCAGGGTTCAGCCATCTGATCGCGGCACTCGCCGCCGAGGGCACCTCCCGGGTGTACGGCGTCGACCTGATCAACCGCGGCTACGAGGACTTCGAGGCGAAGCTCGCCGACCTGGGCGCGCACGTCGAGCGGCCGTGA
- the nadA gene encoding quinolinate synthase NadA gives MTSTWVEPSATATALLLLGRGSDPTAEKGVECPGDLPAPSDPELVARAAAAKARLGDRVFVLGHHYQRDEVIQFADVTGDSFKLAREAAARPNAEFIVFCGVHFMAESADILTSDQQRVVLPDLAAGCSMADMAVLSQVETAWEVLADLDLAEGTVPVTYMNSSADIKGFVGRHSGVVCTSSNAKRALEWAYQQGERVLFLPDQHLGRNTAVLELGLSLDDCVLYDPHKPNGGLTAEQLRDARMILWRGHCSVHGRFTLDSVNDVRERVPGVNVLAHPECRHEVIRAADFVGSTEYIIKTIEAAPAGSAWAVGTELNLVRRLALANPDKQVMFLDRAVCYCSTMNRIDLPHLVWALEELVAGRVVNQITVDADTAHQARAALDRMLALPGTDSRSPSRA, from the coding sequence GTGACGTCAACCTGGGTTGAGCCTTCCGCAACCGCCACCGCGCTGCTCCTGCTCGGTCGGGGCAGCGATCCGACTGCCGAGAAGGGCGTCGAGTGTCCCGGCGACCTGCCGGCGCCGAGCGACCCCGAGCTGGTGGCTCGGGCGGCGGCGGCAAAGGCGCGGCTGGGCGACCGGGTCTTCGTGCTGGGCCACCACTACCAACGCGACGAGGTAATCCAGTTCGCCGACGTGACCGGCGACTCGTTCAAGCTGGCCCGGGAGGCCGCGGCCCGGCCGAACGCGGAGTTCATCGTCTTCTGCGGTGTGCACTTCATGGCCGAGAGCGCCGACATTCTCACCTCGGACCAGCAGCGTGTGGTCCTGCCCGACCTGGCCGCCGGTTGCTCGATGGCGGACATGGCGGTGCTCTCACAGGTCGAGACCGCCTGGGAGGTGCTGGCCGACCTCGACCTCGCCGAAGGCACCGTCCCGGTCACCTACATGAACTCCTCGGCGGACATCAAGGGGTTCGTCGGCCGCCACAGCGGCGTCGTCTGCACCTCGTCGAACGCCAAGCGGGCGCTGGAGTGGGCGTACCAGCAGGGTGAGCGCGTGCTCTTCCTCCCCGACCAGCACCTGGGCCGGAACACCGCCGTGCTGGAGTTGGGGCTCTCGCTGGACGACTGCGTGCTGTACGACCCGCACAAGCCGAACGGCGGGCTCACGGCCGAGCAGCTCCGCGACGCCCGGATGATCCTCTGGCGCGGGCACTGCTCGGTGCACGGCCGATTCACCCTCGACAGCGTCAACGACGTACGCGAGCGGGTGCCGGGCGTCAACGTGCTGGCGCACCCGGAGTGCCGGCACGAGGTGATCCGGGCGGCCGACTTCGTCGGATCCACGGAATACATCATCAAGACCATCGAGGCGGCGCCGGCCGGCTCGGCCTGGGCGGTGGGCACGGAGCTGAACCTGGTGCGCCGGCTGGCACTGGCCAACCCGGACAAACAAGTCATGTTCCTGGACCGGGCGGTCTGCTACTGCTCGACGATGAACCGCATCGACCTGCCCCATCTGGTGTGGGCGCTGGAGGAGTTGGTCGCCGGCCGGGTGGTCAACCAGATCACGGTGGACGCGGACACCGCGCACCAGGCCCGGGCAGCGCTGGACCGGATGCTCGCCCTACCGGGAACGGACAGCCGCTCACCCAGTAGAGCCTGA
- a CDS encoding glycerate kinase family protein, producing the protein MRVLLCPDKFAGTLSAPDVAAAVADGWRSVADGDELLVRPLADGGPGFLDVLARALEARRVPVSTVDPLGRPTAGEILLTPAGTGYVESAQACGLHLLTPTERDPRRTTSYGLGLLVAAAIECGAQEVVIGLGGSATNDAGAGMLAALGVTPLDSVGTALPLGGAALTAVAALDGAPRLRAARLVAATDVDNPLLGLYGASSVFGPQKGADRADVLLLDAALERFAAVLQRDLPGCPDSLGTRPGGGAAGGLGAAILALGGRCESGIGLVTRAVGLDAALETVDLVITGEGSFDHQSLRGKVVAGVAGAARDRGVPCVVVAGRVDTGRREAAAAGVTEAHSLVEHYGGEEHGGTEAAMGRPAEGLRALAARLAGQWSR; encoded by the coding sequence ATGCGTGTGCTGCTGTGCCCGGACAAGTTCGCCGGCACGCTGTCGGCCCCGGACGTGGCGGCCGCCGTAGCCGATGGCTGGCGATCGGTGGCGGACGGCGACGAGCTGCTCGTCCGCCCCCTCGCCGACGGTGGTCCCGGGTTCCTGGACGTGTTGGCCCGTGCGCTGGAGGCCCGCCGGGTGCCGGTGTCGACCGTCGATCCCCTCGGCCGCCCGACGGCCGGTGAGATTCTGCTCACCCCGGCCGGCACCGGGTACGTGGAGAGCGCCCAGGCGTGCGGTCTGCACCTGCTCACCCCGACCGAGCGTGACCCGAGGCGCACCACCTCCTACGGGCTGGGGCTACTGGTGGCCGCCGCCATCGAGTGCGGTGCTCAGGAGGTGGTGATCGGGCTCGGTGGCTCGGCCACCAACGACGCCGGGGCGGGCATGCTCGCCGCCCTCGGCGTGACGCCGCTAGACAGCGTCGGCACTGCCCTGCCCCTTGGGGGAGCGGCGTTGACCGCGGTCGCGGCGCTGGACGGGGCGCCCCGGCTGCGGGCGGCCCGGCTGGTGGCCGCCACGGACGTGGACAACCCCCTGCTCGGGCTGTATGGGGCGAGTAGTGTCTTCGGCCCGCAGAAGGGCGCCGACCGGGCGGACGTGCTGCTGCTCGACGCGGCGCTGGAACGCTTCGCCGCGGTGCTCCAGCGGGACCTGCCCGGCTGCCCGGACAGCCTGGGTACCCGGCCCGGTGGCGGTGCGGCCGGCGGGCTGGGCGCGGCGATCCTCGCCCTCGGCGGTCGGTGCGAGTCGGGCATCGGCCTGGTCACCCGCGCTGTCGGGTTGGACGCCGCGCTGGAAACGGTCGACCTGGTCATCACCGGTGAGGGTTCGTTTGATCACCAGTCGCTGCGCGGCAAGGTGGTCGCCGGGGTAGCCGGTGCCGCCCGGGACCGAGGCGTGCCCTGCGTGGTGGTGGCGGGCCGGGTGGACACGGGCCGGCGGGAGGCCGCCGCGGCGGGAGTTACCGAGGCACACAGCCTCGTCGAGCACTACGGCGGGGAGGAACACGGTGGGACCGAGGCGGCGATGGGCCGGCCGGCTGAGGGCCTGCGGGCCCTGGCGGCCCGGCTGGCCGGGCAGTGGAGTCGTTGA
- the erpA gene encoding iron-sulfur cluster insertion protein ErpA: protein MTTPAQTESTEAPTTVVLTDVAAQKVKALIEQEGRDDLRLRVAVQPGGCSGLRYQLFFDERSLDGDVVTDFGGVEVVVDRMSAPYLGGATIDFADRIDAQGFTIDNPNAGNSCACGDSFS, encoded by the coding sequence GTGACCACGCCAGCGCAGACCGAGTCGACCGAGGCCCCCACGACCGTCGTCCTCACCGACGTCGCGGCGCAGAAGGTCAAGGCTCTGATCGAGCAGGAGGGCCGTGACGATCTGCGGCTCCGGGTCGCGGTGCAGCCGGGTGGCTGCTCCGGCCTGCGGTACCAACTCTTCTTCGACGAGCGGTCGCTCGATGGTGACGTCGTCACCGACTTCGGCGGCGTGGAGGTCGTCGTGGACCGGATGAGCGCCCCCTACCTGGGCGGCGCCACCATCGATTTCGCCGACCGCATCGACGCCCAGGGCTTCACGATCGACAACCCGAACGCGGGTAACTCCTGCGCCTGCGGCGACTCGTTCAGCTGA